Genomic window (Daucus carota subsp. sativus chromosome 5, DH1 v3.0, whole genome shotgun sequence):
atagtagaAATCAAGAATGTTATATACTTATAACTTGTAAGATTATCTCCAACCATCGAAAACTcttggctaaaagatgagttggcataataaaaataaaaaaaaattagccaacgctccaaaaactcaactccaaccatacccagctgttgtttataattttaaccaacctcccgtggatggctaaatttgtcgaacctctacatgtcagtaagaaatctgtaggaagatggctaggggatgctagagcccccctAACCGCAAAAAtacagtgtatatttttttttccagccTCTGCTGAATTTgtgatgtcaatataattttattagccccgctgaattataaatgtcatagaGAAGGACTTAttataaaagaagaaaagagaagacACTTAGTCTAAAGATAGtctaattaacaaatacattcaaacaGATACACTTAGAACAACTAGATCATGCAAAACTGTATGATGCATGCTGAGTACTTTGtacattagaaaaataatataaaatatagttaagagGGAAAGTGTGCTACTCATTGTTGAGGAAGCAAATAGAGCTTTTAAGTTCTTGAAGAGATGTTAGGAGCTTGTTGGAGTTCATATCATCACcatattcttcaaattttggCTAAAGAGCCCATACGAATAAGGTTTTGGACATGCTCTCATGAGTCATATGCACACATTGACTTTATATTGGCTATTTGGATCctagaaattaattttaaaatttcaataactCAAAAATGTCTGCCTTGCACAATTTAATGCAAAGAATTTCCCTTTACTAGACTTGGAGTTGTTGCCAAATCAGTTACACAATTTTATCTATGATATGAGAGTGGTGATTAATCTGTACTTCAAAATATAGGAAATCTTCCTGTCATGATGGTTAAAACACACAGACACACTTCATTGCTACTGTTGAGAGAGTTTTTTTTGCTATAAAAGCAATCAATACTTATCAGCGTAATAGGATGGAAGATGCATGAATGAATGATAGTATGATGATACACATTGAGAAAGCTATTTATGCAAGTATGGATGACGAAAATTTTTTCAGCCCCCTAACTTTTAGTCCTGGTACCGCCATTGCATCTGAGGGAACTGCTGGACTTGCTCGCTTACTTGTCTATACGATCCATGCCTATTCTATTCTCGGATTAACCTTAATCTTGTTTCATAACCCGTGATTAGTTGTATAATTAAGTTTTTGCTCAAAAAAAGTTGTAATTAAGTATGTAACGGCTTACGTGATCAACTTCACCCATCTCGAGCCTCGTTCACATGCGTAAAGCCTAGAATATAAAACCAATCCACAGCAAAGAGCAGAGATTAACAACTAACTCAAAGCATAAATCTTTACTTAAACACCACTTaaacaaaaacatcaaaactcTATACAAGCTATTGGCATACATACTCACTTTGTTTATTAACTTCGAGGTGGTGGGTTTGAAACTTCAGATCCCAAGACAATTTTAATGCGTGACTTTGTGTTTACACCTATTTTTAAGTCCCCTTATCTTAATCTTCTTTACCCAATCAAGATTAGCCTAACGCCAATTGTATCCACAAGTTACTCTACGAGTAAAATTTAAATGACTCTCGAAAGCTTCCTAAAATATCGTATTTATTTCTTAATTTCCGAATTTGTAGGATAATGGATAAGATTAGAGTTTAACGAGGACACATAATGACAGCATTAGCTAAAACAGGTTAGTTAATGACACATTAAGATTTGGGTTTAGAGTAATGAATTGAGGGCAGCTTTGCTTAGGAGGGAAATGATTCACACTAGCCATGATGTTTTACCCAGTCACGTTTAACTATATCAGACAAAACGCCAGTCCAGTGTAGTCACCAATTGGGCCGGCCCCTACCCACTTCTCCATAATGGCAGTTTCGATATTTTATCGAAAACCGAGGGCAGTTTGGAAAAGCCGAGGTATATATTGGAATGTCTCCCCCGTCATAACATAGTTGAGCTCAAGCAAAAATGAGTAGCAGCAGCTTGAATGATGAAATGGCGATTCTTTCGCAGTACTATCCTGATATATACACTCAGATGACTGCGGAAAAAGGTCGGTACCTACGTTGATTTTTGTCGTATTTTTGAACCAGCACAATTACAAGCGgattatgaatatggtttaaggTATGTGGTTTGTTTGTGTTGCAGGAGGGGAAGCGAAAGCGCAGAGAAGGCGGAAGAAGAGCAAAGGGGAGGGGAGCTGCAGCATGTTCAGGAAAAGAAAGCTTACGGATGAGCAGGTGAACATGCTGGAGCTGAATTTCGTGAATGAGCACAAGCTGGACTCTGAAAGGAAGGACAGGATTGCTTCGGAGCTGGGACTCGATCCGCGACAGGTTGCGGTGTGGTTTCAGAACAGGAGAGCCAGGTGGAAGAGCAAGAAACTCGAGGATGAGTACACCAAGCTGAAAAATGAGCATGACAACACAGTTGTAGAGAAATGTCAGCTACAAAATGAGGTAAATTTTATGTTCATGCCAGCAAGTCAGTAACAATATAATTTACAGAAATTTGGTTTGTAATTTAATGTGGACTTAGCTTTCTTGTGTAAAGGGCACTCAACAACAAAGGCATACTTCTCTTTTGTTGCTGAAAGTCTGGAACAGCTTTTGTCAGTTTCgagttttttatatttagtcCAAAGAAAATTTGTGTGTTGAgaacattattataattatcaGTATTCTTTAAGAAATTGTTATAACCTAAGGTGTTAGCCTCTGGTATTTGTTTCATCAAGTTTCAGCAGTTGATTACTTAAAGTTATTGAAGCTATGTCTGagagtgattttttttttcatgttctgTATAATTCCCtggtaaaattttattatgtaaCGATATTAGTAGCATATATAACAGTCTGTTAGGGACATGCATGGTTCATTGATTCTAGACTGGCTTGGTAAAGTAAAAATCATGTTTTGTGTGGCTTTGATAAGAACAGATGATAACAAACTGACCACTGAGAATTTGACAGATTATTTGAGTACTGACACCCCCATTAGACCACAAAAGCGCCGTATAC
Coding sequences:
- the LOC108221954 gene encoding homeobox-leucine zipper protein ATHB-40 gives rise to the protein MSSSSLNDEMAILSQYYPDIYTQMTAEKGGEAKAQRRRKKSKGEGSCSMFRKRKLTDEQVNMLELNFVNEHKLDSERKDRIASELGLDPRQVAVWFQNRRARWKSKKLEDEYTKLKNEHDNTVVEKCQLQNEVFKLKNQLSEAEKEMQQLAERLDGVSSNSPSSSFSMEVMDPPYLGEFGMEGLENVLCMPDNYYGSNGLGIWADIYDM